The following proteins come from a genomic window of Phnomibacter ginsenosidimutans:
- a CDS encoding acyltransferase family protein, producing the protein MSTATAQKKPQIFFPNLDGLRFFSFFVVFLFHSNKTIFSNLKGTQWYDLTNGLFQNGNLGVNFFFVLSGFLITYLLIKEKEFAGDINVGKFYVRRILRIWPLFYACIFLGFVVFPQIKIAMGGQPDEVANIWYYVLLANNFDFMHSWPVVPDALILSVLWSVAVEEQFYLSWPVLVRFIKLRLLPVLMVGIIIGTLIFRSFYTNNDEHDYGVRYFHTFAVIGDMAWGGLLAYGAVFSKRFMQFWEALPKRVIAGIYVMAFAILFFKKDILPPIPVVLVFERLIIAIVFGAIIMEQNYSKHSLFKMQSLKRISKLGVYTYGLYCLHFVGIIAAGVVFDKLHLDRRSPGISFAEMLLALALSLAISIASYHWFESWFLKWKDKFAVIVKGK; encoded by the coding sequence ATGAGCACTGCTACCGCACAAAAGAAACCGCAAATCTTTTTTCCAAATCTGGATGGCCTGCGTTTCTTCTCTTTTTTTGTTGTGTTTTTATTTCACAGTAATAAAACCATTTTCAGCAATCTGAAGGGTACACAATGGTATGACCTCACGAACGGACTGTTTCAGAATGGCAATCTTGGGGTGAATTTCTTTTTTGTACTCAGCGGTTTTCTCATTACTTATTTGCTGATAAAAGAAAAAGAATTTGCCGGCGATATCAACGTGGGTAAGTTTTATGTGCGGCGCATTTTGCGCATCTGGCCGTTGTTTTATGCCTGTATTTTTTTAGGCTTTGTGGTGTTTCCACAAATAAAAATAGCCATGGGTGGCCAGCCCGATGAAGTAGCCAATATCTGGTACTATGTACTCTTGGCCAACAACTTCGACTTCATGCATAGCTGGCCGGTAGTGCCAGATGCATTGATTCTTTCTGTGCTGTGGTCCGTAGCAGTAGAAGAACAGTTTTACCTGAGCTGGCCGGTTTTGGTTCGGTTTATCAAGCTACGGTTGCTGCCGGTACTGATGGTGGGTATCATCATTGGTACACTCATTTTCCGCAGCTTTTATACCAACAATGACGAACACGATTACGGTGTACGCTACTTCCACACATTTGCTGTGATTGGCGATATGGCCTGGGGTGGACTGTTGGCCTACGGTGCGGTATTCAGCAAACGCTTTATGCAGTTTTGGGAAGCCTTACCCAAACGGGTGATTGCCGGTATTTATGTAATGGCCTTTGCTATTTTATTTTTCAAAAAAGATATACTGCCACCCATTCCTGTGGTGCTGGTTTTTGAACGCCTGATTATTGCTATTGTGTTTGGCGCCATTATTATGGAGCAGAACTACAGCAAACATTCGCTGTTCAAAATGCAATCCTTGAAACGCATTTCAAAACTGGGTGTGTACACATACGGATTGTACTGCCTGCATTTTGTAGGCATTATTGCAGCTGGTGTGGTGTTTGACAAACTACACCTCGACCGCCGCAGCCCGGGTATTTCATTTGCAGAAATGTTGCTGGCACTGGCATTGAGCCTCGCCATCAGCATTGCTTCTTACCATTGGTTTGAAAGCTGGTTCCTGAAATGGAAAGACAAGTTTGCTGTTATTGTAAAGGGGAAGTAG
- a CDS encoding HAD-IB family hydrolase, which yields MKTLALFDFDGTITTHDTMLDPACFSAGKFRYILTMIVISPVLLLMKLKLISNSFTKELFMSVFFGGMNEQAFVQLCNAYNKKRLPELIRPRALAQIQSHLEHGDDVYVVSASATHWLQPWCNQQQLSLICSQLEIVDRKLTGKLDGPNCNGEEKVRRIQQAINLSLYDKIIAYGDSSGDKEMFAISHEHYFKPFRNE from the coding sequence GTGAAAACCCTTGCACTGTTTGATTTTGATGGCACAATAACGACACACGATACTATGCTGGATCCGGCCTGCTTTTCAGCCGGCAAATTCAGGTATATACTTACGATGATTGTTATCAGTCCTGTGCTGCTACTGATGAAACTCAAATTGATAAGTAATAGTTTTACCAAAGAACTTTTTATGAGTGTTTTTTTTGGTGGAATGAACGAGCAGGCATTTGTGCAACTTTGCAACGCCTATAACAAAAAACGTCTACCCGAGCTCATTCGTCCAAGAGCCTTGGCACAAATACAATCGCATCTGGAACATGGAGATGATGTGTATGTAGTGTCTGCTTCTGCCACACACTGGCTGCAACCCTGGTGCAACCAACAGCAGCTCTCACTGATTTGCTCTCAGCTGGAAATAGTTGATCGAAAATTAACCGGCAAACTGGATGGCCCCAACTGTAATGGTGAAGAAAAAGTACGCCGCATACAACAGGCCATCAACCTGAGCCTATACGATAAAATTATTGCCTACGGCGATAGCAGTGGCGATAAAGAAATGTTTGCCATCAGCCACGAACATTATTTTAAACCTTTCCGAAATGAATAA
- a CDS encoding acyltransferase family protein, giving the protein MQSLQQKTNRYGWIDVAKGIAIILVVYRHVFEGLSRANLGTESFPMLEDANIMFFSFRMPLFFMISGIFVASSLAKRGFGWFALNKTGTILYPFLLWGCLQITLQFIMSKYTNADRSWISYFDLIVRPRRIDQFWYLYALFNVSMLFALLSHWFKLQAWQHVLLGIVLYAASGAITVYHIETGFVYDILHYYIFMALGSWIAQYIFRPAVEVWVKKTWVLLLLLPLFLYANYQFLMINNSHGSANHIEYYQPALYFFIAEIGGLFMLMLSMQLNGTAVGKIFAAIGRYSLQIYVMHVLVASLVRTVFSKFIGYTYVPVLLFICIALGMLIPMLVASIAQKKNWQWIFQWSFEKKQAPTLVTQ; this is encoded by the coding sequence ATGCAGTCGCTTCAACAAAAAACGAACCGCTACGGGTGGATAGATGTTGCAAAAGGTATTGCCATTATTCTGGTGGTATACCGGCATGTGTTTGAGGGACTGTCGAGAGCAAATCTTGGTACCGAATCATTTCCCATGCTTGAAGATGCCAACATCATGTTCTTCAGTTTTCGCATGCCTTTGTTTTTTATGATCTCGGGCATTTTTGTAGCCTCCAGCTTAGCTAAAAGAGGCTTTGGTTGGTTTGCGTTGAATAAGACAGGTACCATACTCTATCCTTTTTTGCTCTGGGGTTGTTTGCAAATCACATTGCAATTCATCATGTCAAAATACACCAATGCAGACCGTAGTTGGATTAGTTATTTCGATTTGATTGTCAGGCCCCGTCGTATCGATCAGTTTTGGTATTTGTATGCTTTGTTCAATGTGTCAATGCTGTTTGCGTTGCTGTCGCATTGGTTCAAATTACAAGCATGGCAACATGTATTGTTGGGTATTGTTTTGTACGCTGCCTCTGGTGCCATTACGGTGTATCACATCGAAACCGGATTTGTGTATGATATTTTACACTACTACATTTTTATGGCCTTGGGTAGCTGGATTGCTCAATACATTTTTAGGCCAGCAGTAGAAGTATGGGTAAAGAAGACTTGGGTATTATTGCTGTTGCTGCCGTTATTTCTATATGCTAATTATCAATTTTTGATGATTAATAATAGCCATGGTAGTGCCAATCACATTGAGTATTACCAACCGGCATTGTATTTCTTCATTGCAGAGATTGGCGGCCTGTTTATGCTCATGCTAAGTATGCAACTCAATGGTACAGCTGTCGGCAAAATTTTCGCAGCCATTGGCAGGTATAGCCTGCAGATTTATGTAATGCATGTGCTGGTAGCATCGCTGGTGCGCACCGTTTTCAGTAAATTCATCGGCTATACTTACGTGCCAGTGTTACTGTTCATATGCATTGCTTTGGGCATGCTCATACCTATGTTGGTGGCCAGCATTGCACAAAAGAAAAACTGGCAATGGATTTTTCAATGGTCCTTTGAAAAGAAACAAGCTCCAACATTGGTGACACAATAA
- a CDS encoding PKD domain-containing protein, whose product MILVGLLFIAAIRFTVLAQVGDQTLTKVGAWNAYVHLPADYATSGKAYPAIVFIPGVGEVGTNVAAVLKYGPGYYIAKGHKMEFMVDGKLETPIVISLQPDKGWPSALTMNKYIDSVMKRWRIDVDRLYMTGLSMGGWSCDNYISGGEAYAKRPAAIVSMSAPDPDFPLINLRHYAYQGGVWWGFEGTQDYRKMDLTRDTLNNARAGTARYTKYVGGHCCWNTWYNPEWRENGVSIYEWMLRQKRGLRPVIPNTAPKANAGADQQVLLPTDTTMLYGSGTDNESAISAWKWRQISGPSTAVFAKPTAASGKISGLVAGTYVIELMVTDYASTTAKDTMKINVVSNVVSNVAPVANAGADQVLNAPATSATLNGGASYDSDGSIVSIQWQQIAGAAACSFSAPTALQTTVSGLKAGSFSFSLTITDNKGAIAKDTVSIIINQLPVAIAGADQQFSTLQSSCTLNGSSSYDADGSIAAIQWLQIAGPSTCNFATANTLQTNVSGLCAGSFNFVLTVTDNLGATAKDTVQVVIVVNQPPVAVAGADKVVAEGAAIGLSSAASTDADGSIVSSVWTITNSVSGVVVANLVAVPPTTLPAGKYQVQLKVTDDKGAQSTDDMQSIVNAYPIAFAGADVSMTLPANSLTFTQATATDAEGQISSYSWTRISGPGTVTWTNANTLAAGIAWFG is encoded by the coding sequence GTGATCCTCGTAGGCCTGCTGTTTATCGCCGCCATTCGTTTTACTGTTTTGGCACAAGTAGGAGATCAAACGCTTACCAAAGTAGGCGCCTGGAACGCTTATGTTCACCTTCCTGCTGACTATGCCACTTCCGGCAAAGCTTATCCTGCCATCGTGTTTATACCCGGTGTAGGCGAAGTAGGCACCAATGTTGCTGCCGTATTAAAATATGGCCCTGGCTACTACATTGCCAAAGGCCATAAAATGGAATTTATGGTAGATGGAAAACTCGAAACACCCATCGTGATTTCATTACAGCCCGATAAAGGCTGGCCATCTGCATTGACCATGAACAAATACATCGACTCCGTAATGAAACGCTGGCGTATTGATGTAGACCGTTTGTACATGACTGGTCTCTCAATGGGCGGCTGGAGTTGTGATAACTATATTTCTGGTGGCGAAGCTTATGCCAAGCGGCCTGCAGCCATTGTGTCTATGTCTGCTCCCGATCCAGATTTTCCTTTGATTAACCTGCGCCACTATGCATATCAAGGTGGTGTGTGGTGGGGTTTTGAAGGCACTCAAGACTACCGGAAAATGGATTTGACGAGAGACACACTCAACAATGCCCGTGCTGGTACAGCCCGCTATACAAAATATGTGGGCGGTCACTGTTGCTGGAATACCTGGTACAATCCTGAGTGGAGGGAAAATGGCGTAAGCATTTACGAATGGATGTTGCGTCAGAAAAGAGGTTTGCGTCCCGTCATTCCAAACACAGCCCCCAAAGCGAATGCTGGTGCCGATCAACAAGTATTGCTGCCTACCGATACTACCATGTTATATGGTAGTGGCACCGACAACGAAAGTGCCATCTCTGCATGGAAATGGCGCCAGATTTCTGGTCCATCTACAGCCGTATTTGCAAAGCCAACCGCTGCATCTGGTAAAATTTCAGGACTGGTAGCAGGTACTTATGTCATAGAATTGATGGTGACTGATTATGCCAGTACTACTGCCAAAGACACTATGAAAATCAACGTAGTCTCAAATGTGGTTAGTAATGTAGCGCCTGTGGCCAATGCCGGAGCCGATCAGGTTCTTAACGCTCCAGCAACCAGTGCTACTTTAAATGGCGGCGCATCTTACGACTCTGATGGTAGCATCGTAAGTATTCAATGGCAACAAATTGCCGGTGCTGCTGCATGTAGTTTTTCTGCACCCACCGCATTGCAAACAACCGTTAGTGGTTTGAAAGCCGGAAGCTTTAGTTTTTCACTCACCATTACAGATAATAAAGGTGCCATTGCAAAAGATACCGTTAGCATTATCATCAACCAGTTGCCAGTAGCTATTGCAGGTGCCGACCAGCAGTTTAGCACACTTCAAAGCAGTTGCACACTCAATGGCAGTTCTTCCTACGATGCCGATGGTAGCATTGCTGCTATTCAGTGGTTACAAATAGCCGGACCAAGTACATGTAATTTTGCAACAGCTAATACTTTGCAAACTAACGTAAGTGGTTTGTGTGCCGGTAGCTTCAACTTCGTTCTTACCGTTACAGATAATTTAGGTGCAACAGCAAAAGACACTGTACAAGTTGTGATTGTTGTAAACCAGCCTCCTGTAGCCGTAGCCGGTGCTGATAAAGTAGTAGCTGAAGGCGCTGCCATTGGCCTGAGCTCAGCTGCTAGTACAGATGCCGATGGTTCAATAGTAAGTAGTGTTTGGACCATTACCAACAGCGTAAGTGGAGTAGTAGTGGCCAATCTGGTGGCTGTTCCGCCAACCACATTGCCTGCAGGCAAATACCAGGTTCAATTAAAAGTAACAGACGATAAAGGTGCCCAGTCTACCGACGATATGCAGTCGATCGTAAATGCTTATCCAATTGCATTTGCCGGTGCAGATGTCAGCATGACTTTGCCCGCCAACTCCCTGACATTCACACAAGCTACCGCAACTGATGCTGAAGGACAAATAAGCAGTTACAGCTGGACCCGCATTAGTGGCCCCGGTACTGTAACCTGGACAAATGCCAATACACTTGCCGCTGGTATTGCTTGGTTTGGCTGA
- a CDS encoding TolC family protein: MKPGKYSCLMIALLLSSVAAVAQSPQMRPDSTIKDIRQRLIELALPGPDMEIADRNEIIAQQQLQRSKRTIMNQLIVTGNLNEFSIKGSQPTQNQANLFPRYNIGLQLPLGVMFTRAKDIRVAEQNVAIAHAERSKTYGEIKAIILKNYEDFLMYSALLDVQTKSTSAEYLNFLKVESDFENGAATEDAYNDALKKYNEEMTKKINTQRNREIARIEIEKYILVPLDDVIKGLR; the protein is encoded by the coding sequence ATGAAACCCGGAAAGTATAGCTGCCTGATGATTGCATTGCTGCTGAGCAGTGTAGCGGCTGTTGCACAATCACCTCAAATGAGACCTGATTCTACTATCAAAGACATCCGTCAGCGATTGATAGAACTGGCACTACCCGGCCCCGATATGGAAATTGCCGACCGCAATGAAATCATAGCACAGCAACAATTGCAGCGTTCCAAACGCACCATCATGAACCAGCTGATTGTGACGGGTAACCTCAATGAATTTTCTATCAAAGGCAGTCAGCCAACACAAAATCAGGCCAACCTTTTTCCGCGGTACAATATCGGTTTGCAATTGCCACTGGGTGTGATGTTTACACGAGCAAAAGACATTCGGGTAGCCGAGCAAAATGTAGCCATTGCACATGCGGAGCGTTCTAAAACTTATGGCGAAATCAAAGCCATCATCCTGAAAAACTATGAAGACTTTTTGATGTATTCTGCACTGTTGGATGTACAAACCAAATCGACTTCTGCCGAATACCTCAACTTTTTAAAAGTGGAAAGCGACTTTGAAAACGGTGCTGCTACTGAAGATGCGTACAATGATGCATTGAAAAAGTACAACGAGGAAATGACGAAGAAAATCAATACCCAACGCAACCGTGAAATTGCCCGTATCGAAATTGAAAAATACATCCTCGTTCCTTTGGATGATGTGATTAAAGGCTTGCGTTAA
- a CDS encoding UbiA prenyltransferase family protein: protein MKYIQLLRPKEWVKNLFLLIPLFFAGEMFNKEKLLMLVPGFFAFSFVASTIYILNDYRDREDDRKHPTKCKRPLAAGLIQPAVALAIAALLLIAGFALAYMANPKMKFLFVLGIYFLLNVGYSLGLKNIPILDIVIIAVGFVFRVKGGSIITCCSHFRVAYYHGVFAGFVYGHW, encoded by the coding sequence ATGAAATACATCCAACTGCTACGCCCTAAAGAGTGGGTCAAGAATTTATTTCTGTTGATACCGCTGTTTTTTGCCGGCGAAATGTTCAACAAAGAAAAACTGCTGATGCTGGTGCCGGGCTTTTTTGCCTTCTCCTTTGTGGCCAGCACCATTTATATCCTCAACGATTACCGCGACCGTGAAGATGACCGCAAGCACCCCACCAAGTGTAAGCGGCCGTTGGCTGCGGGGCTCATTCAACCTGCGGTGGCATTGGCCATTGCGGCGCTGCTGCTTATTGCAGGTTTTGCATTGGCATACATGGCCAACCCTAAAATGAAATTCTTGTTTGTGTTGGGTATTTACTTTTTGCTCAACGTGGGGTATTCATTGGGGTTAAAAAACATCCCGATACTCGACATCGTCATTATTGCCGTGGGTTTTGTGTTTCGGGTAAAAGGTGGTTCCATTATTACTTGTTGTTCCCATTTCAGAGTGGCTTATTATCATGGTGTTTTTGCTGGCTTTGTTTATGGCCATTGGTAA
- a CDS encoding lipopolysaccharide biosynthesis protein, which yields MASNTHTASSTLKAGLYSALIKASTLVFGIASTVILTRVLTESSLGTWAQFLLISSIIEIIRQSMVRNALIRFYHVAKADEKDAVYSAAMWLNVFITSLSSVALVLLALFNIEAPLHAAGLNEMLLWFIPGNILIGVSTYFEWRMAVYPNFKPVFHALFIRQVVALSIVVLLAFGWLDMSGSALVWAYNAGIFASAIFILWKHNSVFRFRWHWDAAWVSKFVHYSKYVVGTNAASSVFRTTDHFMTSMLISSAMVAPLSICARLTNIIDIPSQVLADVLFPKSAALHAGGGNNEVGALYERAVGIGLAIVIPAALCVIAVPGIFLYLIGGEKYTSFTQLLQLCVCVSFFMPFLRQFGTLLDSTGKPHINMIMMMVLMTVSVIACYFFISSVGLKGAAYGVLTAHAFVFIINQLIMRRLFDVSIPRIFMQMIYAYQYLLGIAKTKLAWAK from the coding sequence ATGGCAAGCAATACACATACCGCCAGTTCTACACTCAAAGCAGGATTGTACAGCGCCCTCATTAAGGCCAGTACATTGGTGTTCGGTATTGCCAGTACGGTTATTCTTACCAGAGTACTCACCGAATCTTCTTTGGGTACATGGGCGCAATTTTTACTCATCAGTTCTATTATAGAAATCATCAGGCAAAGCATGGTGCGTAATGCCCTCATTCGCTTTTACCATGTAGCAAAAGCCGATGAAAAAGATGCCGTTTATTCAGCCGCCATGTGGCTCAATGTTTTTATCACAAGCCTCTCCAGTGTGGCATTGGTGCTGCTGGCCTTATTCAATATCGAAGCCCCACTGCATGCAGCCGGCCTCAATGAAATGTTGCTGTGGTTTATTCCCGGAAATATACTCATAGGAGTAAGCACCTATTTTGAATGGCGCATGGCTGTATATCCCAATTTCAAACCGGTATTTCATGCATTGTTCATCCGTCAGGTAGTGGCGTTGAGCATCGTTGTTTTACTGGCTTTCGGATGGTTAGACATGTCGGGCTCTGCACTGGTTTGGGCATACAACGCCGGCATCTTTGCATCGGCAATATTTATTCTGTGGAAACACAATAGTGTGTTCCGGTTTCGCTGGCATTGGGATGCAGCATGGGTGAGTAAGTTTGTACACTACAGTAAATATGTCGTGGGTACAAATGCTGCGTCTTCTGTGTTCAGAACCACCGACCACTTCATGACTTCTATGCTGATTTCTTCGGCGATGGTTGCTCCATTAAGTATTTGTGCCAGGCTTACCAATATTATCGACATTCCTTCGCAGGTATTGGCCGATGTGTTGTTCCCCAAATCTGCAGCACTGCATGCCGGTGGTGGAAACAATGAAGTAGGGGCATTGTATGAAAGAGCGGTAGGTATTGGGCTGGCCATTGTTATTCCTGCTGCATTGTGTGTGATTGCTGTTCCCGGAATTTTCTTATACCTCATTGGCGGCGAAAAATATACCAGCTTTACGCAGTTGTTGCAGCTTTGTGTATGTGTTAGTTTTTTCATGCCTTTTTTACGTCAGTTTGGTACACTCCTCGATTCAACAGGAAAGCCGCATATCAATATGATCATGATGATGGTGCTGATGACCGTGAGTGTGATTGCCTGTTACTTTTTCATCAGCTCCGTTGGATTGAAGGGTGCTGCTTATGGTGTGCTAACGGCTCATGCATTTGTGTTTATCATCAATCAGCTAATCATGCGTCGTTTGTTTGATGTATCAATACCTCGGATATTCATGCAAATGATATATGCATACCAATATTTGTTGGGCATTGCAAAAACTAAACTGGCTTGGGCAAAATGA
- a CDS encoding YfmQ family protein has product MHHLLTVIFLNGLFKLLQPWIGFLKSMCFHSGIFRQVNSAAIFQHQLVHFIQKFEQAIANGYIQCQRKSLHRKTNHRVLFAKHFEHCQKRCETSFCNAVQNIGQPFFLIQRQHKLVLYKSFAAIHFVPFIYHIQWIKEWFVWHHIVDFLLGVFEVKQKVENANAQFIQKDGRQIHGKTKQRFIHHFQWLLLLCRRKLTELRMFAKHQNAAAKTFPFFQTVNPCYAVRVIFIFLKQPNDFIEVGCFNLLLFDVRSFNFLQSKFYS; this is encoded by the coding sequence ATGCACCACTTGCTGACCGTTATATTTTTGAATGGTTTGTTTAAACTCCTGCAACCGTGGATAGGATTCCTGAAAAGTATGTGCTTTCATTCTGGCATCTTTCGACAAGTAAATTCTGCCGCCATATTCCAACACCAGCTTGTCCATTTCATCCAAAAATTCGAACAGGCCATTGCGAATGGGTATATCCAATGCCAACGTAAATCCCTCCATCGGAAAACCAATCATCGTGTCTTGTTTGCCAAACACTTTGAGCACTGCCAGAAACGATGCGAAACCTCTTTCTGTAATGCGGTGCAAAATATTGGCCAGCCCTTCTTTCTGATTCAGCGGCAGCACAAACTGGTATTGTACAAATCCTTTGCGGCCATACATTTTGTTCCATTCATCTATCACATCCAATGGATAAAAGAATGGTTCGTATGGCACCACATTGTTGATTTCCTTCTTGGTGTTTTTGAGGTAAAACAAAAAGTTGAAAATGCCAATGCTCAGTTTATTCAAAAAGATGGAAGGCAGATACACGGGAAAACGAAACAGCGTTTTATTCACCACTTTCAATGGCTGTTGCTGCTGTGCCGGCGTAAGCTCACTGAGCTGCGCATGTTCGCCAAGCATCAAAATGCTGCGGCCAAAACCTTTCCCTTTTTTCAGACAGTCAATCCATGCTACGCTGTACGTGTAATCTTTATATTCCTCAAACAGCCGAATGATTTCATCGAGGTTGGCTGCTTTAATCTGCTTTTGTTTGATGTAAGAAGTTTCAATTTTCTTCAGTCGAAATTTTACTCTTGA
- a CDS encoding SDR family oxidoreductase has protein sequence MPTVLILGAGSDVAQAIAQAYAAKGYSIQLAARNPAQLQAIQKDIEIRYRVECSSVVFDAADFAASSATFSQPQPLADVAVCVFGYLDTNEQSMQHWPEAEKTIAVNYTGAVAVCNAIAIRMAERGSGTIVGISSVAGERGRQSNFLYGSAKAGFSVYLDGLRNWLFHKSVHVVTVKPGFIKTKMTDGLTLPPLLTASPMQVAKAVVHAVDKKKNTIYVKWFWRYIMLIIKCVPEFVFKKMKM, from the coding sequence ATGCCAACGGTTTTAATATTAGGTGCCGGCTCCGATGTTGCGCAGGCCATTGCACAAGCTTATGCCGCCAAAGGTTACAGCATACAGCTGGCTGCCCGCAATCCTGCACAACTGCAAGCCATCCAAAAAGACATTGAAATTCGCTATCGGGTGGAGTGCTCTTCGGTTGTATTTGATGCAGCTGATTTCGCAGCATCCTCTGCAACCTTTAGTCAGCCGCAGCCGCTGGCCGATGTAGCAGTATGTGTATTTGGCTATCTCGATACTAACGAGCAATCAATGCAGCATTGGCCCGAGGCAGAGAAAACAATAGCCGTGAATTATACCGGTGCTGTGGCCGTATGCAATGCCATTGCCATTCGTATGGCAGAGCGGGGGAGTGGTACTATTGTTGGTATTAGCTCAGTTGCCGGCGAACGTGGCCGTCAAAGCAATTTCTTATATGGCAGTGCTAAAGCTGGATTTTCTGTATACCTCGATGGATTGCGCAACTGGCTTTTTCATAAATCGGTACACGTGGTAACGGTGAAGCCAGGGTTTATCAAAACCAAAATGACGGATGGATTAACCTTGCCGCCATTGCTCACTGCTTCGCCCATGCAGGTAGCAAAGGCAGTTGTACATGCTGTAGACAAAAAGAAAAATACCATTTATGTGAAATGGTTTTGGCGTTACATCATGCTCATCATCAAATGCGTTCCTGAATTTGTATTCAAGAAAATGAAGATGTAG
- a CDS encoding glycosyltransferase has product MSTTNQHTSFVMMGLQPWDIEIGSNFKNMAEELSKHYPVLYINRALDRISAIRQRKDAKIIQRKKVRASGSLLIEEVQPNLFVLTPTVILESINWIGHAGLFDWLNKRNNQRLAIDIEKGMQQLHFQQPYLLIDNDFFRGQYLNELLPVKATIYYIRDYLNAQPYFSKHGKRLEPALMAKANCVVANSKYLSDYGKQNNQHSYDIGQGCDFSGLQTESLPCPEDLAGIAKPIIGYTGALIQSRLGIELLEHVAQYVKASLVLVGPEDEAFRNSILHQLPNVHFLGTKPAASLYAYIQHFDVCINPQVLNELTIGNYPRKIDEYLALGKDIVATKTVAMEMFEPYVKTAESQEDFAAAINAYLQQPGDAAMQANRKAFALSHTWAASIAAMFNAMQKAGI; this is encoded by the coding sequence ATGAGTACAACCAACCAACATACCAGCTTTGTAATGATGGGCCTGCAGCCTTGGGATATTGAAATTGGCAGCAATTTCAAAAACATGGCGGAGGAATTGTCGAAGCATTACCCGGTGTTGTACATCAACCGGGCACTCGATCGTATTTCTGCTATTCGCCAGCGAAAGGATGCAAAGATTATTCAACGGAAAAAAGTTCGTGCATCTGGAAGCCTGTTGATTGAGGAAGTACAACCCAACCTGTTTGTATTGACACCAACTGTTATTCTTGAATCCATCAACTGGATTGGACATGCAGGTTTGTTTGACTGGTTAAATAAACGAAACAACCAGCGCCTTGCTATAGATATTGAAAAAGGAATGCAGCAGCTACATTTTCAGCAACCGTATTTACTCATCGATAATGATTTTTTTCGAGGACAATACCTCAATGAATTGCTGCCGGTGAAAGCCACGATATACTACATCCGTGATTATCTGAATGCGCAACCTTATTTCAGTAAGCATGGTAAAAGACTGGAGCCTGCTCTCATGGCCAAAGCCAATTGTGTAGTAGCTAATTCAAAATATTTGTCCGATTACGGCAAGCAAAACAATCAGCATAGCTACGATATTGGTCAGGGTTGTGATTTTAGTGGCTTGCAGACTGAATCATTGCCTTGTCCGGAAGATTTGGCCGGCATTGCTAAGCCAATCATTGGCTATACAGGCGCATTGATACAATCAAGGTTGGGGATAGAATTGCTGGAGCATGTAGCTCAATATGTAAAGGCATCGTTGGTATTGGTGGGGCCGGAAGATGAGGCATTTCGCAACAGCATACTGCATCAATTGCCGAACGTGCATTTCTTGGGTACTAAGCCTGCTGCATCCTTGTATGCCTATATACAGCATTTTGATGTGTGTATCAATCCACAGGTGCTTAATGAACTCACTATTGGCAATTATCCCAGAAAAATAGATGAGTATCTGGCATTGGGAAAAGATATTGTAGCCACCAAAACTGTAGCTATGGAAATGTTTGAACCCTATGTAAAAACAGCGGAAAGCCAAGAAGATTTTGCAGCGGCAATCAACGCATATTTACAACAGCCGGGTGATGCCGCCATGCAAGCAAATCGAAAAGCCTTTGCTTTGTCGCATACATGGGCTGCTTCCATTGCTGCTATGTTTAATGCGATGCAAAAAGCAGGAATTTAA